CTGGCAGCCGCCGACGGCACCCCGCAGGTTGCCGCCAATACGCGCAGCAGTAACAGCTCACGGGACAAGGCCACCTATTACCGCGTACAGCACGGCGATTCGCTGTACGTGATCGCCAAGCGCTTCAAGATCGACCTCAAGCGCCTGCAAGCCTGGAATCCACGCAGCGACACGCTGCGTCCGGGACAGATGCTGACCCTCTACCTGCCCTGATCAGCGCTTGCTGATGGCCTCCAGGCAGCGCCCCGTCAGCTGGGTGAAGCGTTGAAAGGCCACGAATTGCTCATGCCTCAGTGCGCGCCCGGATAACCGGCTATCGGCATACAACACGCCGATCTCCCGCGTGCCGGCCAGGATTGGCGCAATGAAGAACATGCCATTGCCCAGACTGCGCCGAATCGGCTGGGTCACCAGCTCGGCGAGGTTGTAGCTGGCCGGCACGCCCATCCAGATCGCCTCACGATGACGCAACGCGTAGCTGAATATGTGCGGCTGCTCTGCCTGCTCGGCCGGCAGCACAAAGTCCTCCAGCCATTGCCGGGTCCGCTCTCCCATTACCCGCTTGGCACGAAAGCGGCTTTGCCCGTCAGCCAGCACCGTGAGCATCACCCGCTCCAGCCCGGCGCCAAGGTGCAGACCATTGAGCAGGGTATCGAGCACCAAGCCGACATCGGCCCTGGCACCGACCATCAGGCCAAGGTCCTGCAGCGCCTGCTGCATTAGCAGCAGATCCGGCTGCAACAGCCGCGCCTTGCGCTCTTCCTGCTGCAGGCGGATCTGCTCGGGATCAGTAGTGGGAATCAGCCGGCACAGCGTGCTGGCACCGAATGTCGAGGCCACCTTGACCGCTTCGTCGGCACTGGCCAGCACCTGCTGGAGCGCGCCTTCGGGACTGAGCTCGACGAACGCTGCCATTTTCGCCAGCACCGCCTCCATCTCCGGCGATTCCCAGCCCTGCAGCGCAGCCTCGCTGATGCGCACACCCAACTGCACGGCGTACGCTGCCGGGTCATGCTGGTTGGCGCCGGCATGGGCCAGGCTGACGGTCTCACCCAGGTTCCAGCTTTTCACCAGACCCTGGGTGAGCTGGCGGAAGCTGGTGCCGAGCACCTCGCGCACCACCTCATGGGTTTCCATCCCGGGTTGCGCCAGAGCCGCAGCCAGCTCGTCTGCCTGCTCGCCGCCACAGCCCCAGAATGCCAACTCGCCCAGGTGATGAAGCAAGGCGGCAATAAACACCTCCTCGGTATGTTTGGAGAGCACGTAACCGGCGATGTTGCGCGCCTGCACGGCGGCATGGAAGGAACGCGCGAGCAGCTCCTGCAACTGTTCGCGTGGCGCACGGGTGAGCAGCCCGTCGATCAGGCTCACCGACAGGCCGATCAGACGCACGTTGTCGAAGCCGATCAGCACGATGGCCCGCGAGATGGTCTTGATGCTTTCCTGGGAAGGGTTGTAGTAAACGCTGTTGCCGACCCGCAACACCTTGCTGGTCAGCGCGGCATCACGCAGCAGTACATCGGCCAGTTGCTGTACCGAGGCCGAGTCCTGCTGCGCAAGGCGCTGCAGATCCTGAACCACGGCGGCCAGTGCAGGCAGTTCGGCCTGGTTCAGACGATCGATCCATGACTGCAAACCATGGCTGCGTTCAGGCAACTTCGTACCCTCATAAGGAGTCTGTGCAGTGTATGTCAAAGTGCCGCCAGCGCTCACCCGCCACAGCACTCTTTTTCCTGCCCAGACAAGCTGTTACTGTACGGCCCCAGAAGCCCAAACGCCGCCAAGGATCGGATCTCACGCCCGATGCGTCCCCTCCTCCTGCTGTTCCTCAGCCTGGCCTTGAGCTTTCCCGCCTCTGCGACTATCAGCGAGAGCCACGGCTACGCCCAGTTCGGGACACTCAAGTACCCTGCAAGCTTCAGTCATTTCGACTGGGTCAACCCCGATGCGCCCAAAGGCGGCACGTTGCGCATCATGGCGTCCGGTACTTTCGATACGCTCAATCCCTACACGCTCAAGGGCAGCAGCCCGATCTCGACCGCGCATTTTCTGCAGTACGGCGCCAGCGAGCTGAACGAACCCCTGATGGTCGGCACCGGCGCCTACGACCCCTCGGGCGACGAACCCGCCTCCAGCTATGGTCTGATCGCCAAAAGCGTCGAATACAGCGAGGATCGTAGCTGGGTGGTGTTCAACCTGCGCCCGGAAGCACACTTTCACGACGGCAAGCCGATCACCGCCTACGACGTGGCCTTCTCCTACCGCCTGCTGCGCAATGACGGCCATCCGCAGTACCGCACCAACCTGCAGGAAGTGAAGCGAGTCGACATCCTTGGGCGTCATCGCATCCGTTTCGTCTTCAAGCGCGCCGGCAACCCGCTGCTGATTTTGCGCCTGGGCGAACTGCCGGTGCTGCCGCAGCACTACTGGAAGGATCGCGACTTCAAGAGCACCACCTTCGATGCGCCCCTGGGCAGCGGCCCCTATCGCATCGTCCAGGTGGTCCCCGGCCGGCGTCTGGTGTTCGAGCGGGTGAAGGACTGGTGGGGCAAGGATCTGCCGGTAAACCGCGGCAAGTACAATTTCGACCGTATCGAAGTGGAGTTCTACCGCGACAACCATGTCGCCTTCGAAGCCTTCAAGGCCGGCGAATTCGACTTCTATATCGAGAATCAGGCGAAGAACTGGAGCAACGGCTATCGCTTCCCCGCCGTGACCCGCGGCGAAGTGGTCCGCGCCGAGATTCCCCACCAGATCCCCACGCAGACCCAGGCGCTGTTCATGAACACCCGCCGCGCGC
The sequence above is drawn from the Pseudomonas sp. Z8(2022) genome and encodes:
- a CDS encoding HDOD domain-containing protein, which produces MPERSHGLQSWIDRLNQAELPALAAVVQDLQRLAQQDSASVQQLADVLLRDAALTSKVLRVGNSVYYNPSQESIKTISRAIVLIGFDNVRLIGLSVSLIDGLLTRAPREQLQELLARSFHAAVQARNIAGYVLSKHTEEVFIAALLHHLGELAFWGCGGEQADELAAALAQPGMETHEVVREVLGTSFRQLTQGLVKSWNLGETVSLAHAGANQHDPAAYAVQLGVRISEAALQGWESPEMEAVLAKMAAFVELSPEGALQQVLASADEAVKVASTFGASTLCRLIPTTDPEQIRLQQEERKARLLQPDLLLMQQALQDLGLMVGARADVGLVLDTLLNGLHLGAGLERVMLTVLADGQSRFRAKRVMGERTRQWLEDFVLPAEQAEQPHIFSYALRHREAIWMGVPASYNLAELVTQPIRRSLGNGMFFIAPILAGTREIGVLYADSRLSGRALRHEQFVAFQRFTQLTGRCLEAISKR
- a CDS encoding extracellular solute-binding protein, which gives rise to MRPLLLLFLSLALSFPASATISESHGYAQFGTLKYPASFSHFDWVNPDAPKGGTLRIMASGTFDTLNPYTLKGSSPISTAHFLQYGASELNEPLMVGTGAYDPSGDEPASSYGLIAKSVEYSEDRSWVVFNLRPEAHFHDGKPITAYDVAFSYRLLRNDGHPQYRTNLQEVKRVDILGRHRIRFVFKRAGNPLLILRLGELPVLPQHYWKDRDFKSTTFDAPLGSGPYRIVQVVPGRRLVFERVKDWWGKDLPVNRGKYNFDRIEVEFYRDNHVAFEAFKAGEFDFYIENQAKNWSNGYRFPAVTRGEVVRAEIPHQIPTQTQALFMNTRRALFSDRRVREALGLMFDFEWTNRTLFNNAYVRASSYYPNSEFSATGKPEGAEWLLLSPHRDKLPARLFSEAPTQPVTDGRGIPRETLRRALGLLADAGWKTSGQELRNARGQRLEFEIMLVNPSLERILQPYVANLASLGISANLRTVDRAQYKQRLDQFDYDMILLTLPQTLSPGLEQSLYFHSSQVNVKGGKNYAGVNDPVVDEMIDKLLSAQTRDEQIAATRALDRVLLWQHYSIPNWYINYHRLAYRNRFAFVTTPPYTLGLRSWWLKPTENAR